CAAGCCGATGACTTCTCGAGGACGTGGAGATATTCGACCGTGGCGGTCGCTTTATGATTTCTACTCGCGGTCTTGTCAGCTTTGAATCGTTGATAGTCAGTTTGAATTAGTTCATACCGACCATATTTCGACATTATCTCTCTGACCTGTTCGATACTCATTAGTCCTTCGTTGTTGTAAGACAAGAACACATACTTAAAATCTGCATTCTTTATCAAGTCATCGAAAGCTAAAGAAACCTGATTCTTTATGCACCAACGCGACCTCTCATACTTTCGCAATCCCGTCTTACCAGCAGGCTCAAACGAATCATACTTAGCGATGGTATTGAGCATATGGTAATTCGCTCCATACTGCCGATGATTATATGGCGGATCAAGATATAAAATGTCGCCGTCGATTTTCTTAATCAACTCGTTTGCGTCCTCGTTATAGACCTCGTGATCTGCATCATTAACTACGTAGTCCGCAGGACGCAATACCATATCTTTCTGCGCCGTTTTCTTCAGCTGCTTCAAATATGCGCCGTAAACGCTTGCCGTGTTTGCAACGGCATCCGCCGCTTCTAATAAACTTGTAAGCAAAAAGAAATATAGTCGGTCATCAATTCGTTTTGAGTTTTGCCAATCCTCAATCGTCTGTCTTATTGCATCTATCCGCTTCCCGTTCTCGTCGCTGAAATATTGTCGTCCCGTTCCACCACCTGAACAGTAATTGCGAAAGATAAAGCCTTCTTGACCTCGTAAGTAATTCAGCTCTTGCAACTCCGTCAAATAATCCATATTGGTATGATTGCCAATATAGTTTTTGTTCAGAACATAACTGTAATATTCAACATCGTTAGCGATGATCTTTTTGGAATCGCGCTTGAATGATCGTCCTATTGCACCAGTTCCAGCGAAAATATCGCAAATAACTTTGTTGTTCGAATCTCCGCAAACGGCAGAAATTGACGAACGAATGAAATTCGTTAATTTATATTTAGATCCGATGTAGTTCATTGTTCTGTTTGGATTTTCGATTTGTGCTCTGAGTCGTTTTGTATCAACTCGAGGGGGCTGACCTCAAGAAAGTTAGCCAATTCCATAATATTACTCTTGACTGGTTCAAACTTGTCGGAAAGGATATTCGAAAGTTGGGTGGTCGAGATGTCAAGGGCTTTAGCCAACTCCTTAAACGTCATTATCTCTTTTTTTGCCATCAATTCGATAACCTTTGCTTTATTTACTTTTGGCATCTTATCCTAATTTGACTATAAAGACAAGTATTTTATGAACTATCTTCAAGTTATTTATGACTATTGGACTAGTTTGTTTAATTCTTCCCGCCACTTATATGGATCATACCAAAAGCATCCAACGCAACCA
This is a stretch of genomic DNA from Chloracidobacterium sp.. It encodes these proteins:
- a CDS encoding DNA adenine methylase, producing MNYIGSKYKLTNFIRSSISAVCGDSNNKVICDIFAGTGAIGRSFKRDSKKIIANDVEYYSYVLNKNYIGNHTNMDYLTELQELNYLRGQEGFIFRNYCSGGGTGRQYFSDENGKRIDAIRQTIEDWQNSKRIDDRLYFFLLTSLLEAADAVANTASVYGAYLKQLKKTAQKDMVLRPADYVVNDADHEVYNEDANELIKKIDGDILYLDPPYNHRQYGANYHMLNTIAKYDSFEPAGKTGLRKYERSRWCIKNQVSLAFDDLIKNADFKYVFLSYNNEGLMSIEQVREIMSKYGRYELIQTDYQRFKADKTASRNHKATATVEYLHVLEKSSA
- a CDS encoding helix-turn-helix transcriptional regulator — protein: MPKVNKAKVIELMAKKEIMTFKELAKALDISTTQLSNILSDKFEPVKSNIMELANFLEVSPLELIQNDSEHKSKIQTEQ